Sequence from the Meriones unguiculatus strain TT.TT164.6M chromosome 5, Bangor_MerUng_6.1, whole genome shotgun sequence genome:
TACAGAGTTAGAAGTTGAAAGCAACGGTCCGGACAAGAGCTTCGGAGTTTTCTACCCAGAGGATTCAATAAGTTACCTGAGTCTCCAAGCCCCAGCTTCCAAACACACTCCGATCCTTACTCTTGCTTGCAATGCTGTCTCCGCCCACTTGGGGGCGGGGCTCGAGGGCGAGGCTGGTGGCTGTTCAGAAGCCTCGAGAGCCATCAGTTCCTACCAGACTCTTGCTGGGGGTGCCGTCCAGCCCATGGCCGGGCGCAGGTCTTCAAACGTCTTCCCCCTCCCAGGCAATAGTGGTGGTGGCCTGGAAGGGCCAGTGCCCGTGCGAGTTGACACCCCAACTTGGTTGAGCAGCCAAGCAGCCACCAGCAGGTTAATGGTGCGGCCTGGTACCGGGCCAGGCATCTGTCCAGGCTCTGGGGTGTGGGGAGTGCCTCTGGTTCCCTCACCTTATGAATTCCGAGGAGGGGTAGCACCCTACGGAGCTGGTGAGGCAAGGGCCTGGTCCCAGAGGTCCTCTGAGGATACCTGCCCAGGACCCTACATCGCTCTGAGGTACATGCCAAATTTGGCACTGCCAGAAGATGTTTCTGCCATACAGAAAGAAATGGAGCAGCTGGCCAAGGAGCTGAGACAGAAGAGGATGACCCTGGGGTACTCACAGGCCGATGTGGGGTTCGCTGTAGGAGCTATGTTTGGGAAGGTCCTCAGCCAGACAACCATATGCCGTTTCGAGGCCCAGCAACTCAGCCTCGCCAATATGTGGAAGCTGCGACCCCTGCTGAAAATGTGGCTAGAGGAAGTAGATGAGAAGAACCTTCTGGGCATATGCAGAATGGAGATGATCCTGCAGCAGGCCCGGAAGCGGAGACGTGCAAGCAGAGAGAGACGCATTGGGAGCAATCTGGAGAAACTGTTCTTGCAGTGTCCAGAGCCCACGCCCCAGCAAATCAGCTATATTGCTGGGCGCCTCCGGCTGCAGAAGGACCTGGTCCAAGTGTGGTTTTCTAACCGGAGCCAGATGGGCAGTTGGCAGAGCAGCGATACCTCCCGGAGGGAGAATGTGGGGGCAGCTGGGCCTCCTTTCCCAGGGCCACCGGTGTGCTTTCCCCTGGCACCGGGGCTCCATTTTGATTTCCCCCACTATGGGGGGTCATGTCTTACACCCCTCTATTCCTCTGCCGCATTTCCTGTACGAGGAGCCCTTTTGTCTGCCCCAACCACCACGCTGGGCCTCCCCAGGCTGTCAAGCTGAGGGGCCTACCCTGCACAGGGAAAATTGGAGAGTAGAGAAAAGGGGCTTTGTTTGAGTGGTTTTAGTGTTCAGTTCTCTGCCTAAAGAAGTTACACAAACTTAGAGGTGAGGGTGGGTGTTATTTACGGAAAGCTTGGGAGGGAAGTTAAACCTTATCACTTGCTTCTTTgtgttttttcctttgtttgtccCTGCTGTTGGCATTACAATATATTTATGGCTTCAAcgctttgtttctctttttattattaaagacATGTCCATTGTTCCTTATTGTtatcaggaaacacaaagagtTTCTTTCTAAACAcactataaaattaaaaacccaagtcacagaaaaataccagcatttattaaaaaaaaaaaaaaaaggcagacctTTACACCAATACAAAACCCAGGATAACAGGTACTCCTCAGGAAGTCCTAGAAATGCAGCAAAACCCTTTTAGACACATCTGCTTCCTTGCAAGCTCCTTTCCTTCCTAATTTACCTTTTCCAGCCAACCAATGAATGGTTAGGTGGGCGTGAGGGTCTCAGCTTGGTTGTCTGTCTTCTTGAGATATGCACTACCATGGCTTTCTTGCTTATCCTGAGGTGGAAGTCATTCTAATCTTAACCACTTTGTTACTGAAGCTGGCAGTGTGAACCACCATAGCTGCAGTCCAGTTCTCTAGCTTAGAGCTCcatgtggtttgttttttgggaataccctttactttttttttttttttttttttttttttttttttgagctgagACCTGCTTTTCAGATCATGCTTTCAATAGTTCCCTGAAGGCCAGGCTACTGTTCTCCCTGCTTTCCACACTTGACTCCACAGAACTGTTTTCCAACAGGATCTTAAGTCTCGTTCCCAACCTCTCCCccaaagctgatttttttttttctagttttctaCTCTCACATCA
This genomic interval carries:
- the Pou5f2 gene encoding POU domain, class 5, transcription factor 2; this translates as MAGRRSSNVFPLPGNSGGGLEGPVPVRVDTPTWLSSQAATSRLMVRPGTGPGICPGSGVWGVPLVPSPYEFRGGVAPYGAGEARAWSQRSSEDTCPGPYIALRYMPNLALPEDVSAIQKEMEQLAKELRQKRMTLGYSQADVGFAVGAMFGKVLSQTTICRFEAQQLSLANMWKLRPLLKMWLEEVDEKNLLGICRMEMILQQARKRRRASRERRIGSNLEKLFLQCPEPTPQQISYIAGRLRLQKDLVQVWFSNRSQMGSWQSSDTSRRENVGAAGPPFPGPPVCFPLAPGLHFDFPHYGGSCLTPLYSSAAFPVRGALLSAPTTTLGLPRLSS